One Cardiocondyla obscurior isolate alpha-2009 linkage group LG11, Cobs3.1, whole genome shotgun sequence DNA segment encodes these proteins:
- the LOC139106692 gene encoding FACT complex subunit spt16-like yields the protein MPPRNPCLKCTANSQIKKLRIKKAAAAQIRERKKKKEFEKKEEKRKLHEEYKKNETTFEDKEENEKKSDEFGGYPESDAENEEVDDEEEEEDDAYEPSDFEIEEESDDDSKYSEASDSEEELGISEESGKDWSDLERKAAEEDKEKGDERYRDDYSSSKKKESTSKICSISIKR from the exons gcaaattctcaaataaaaaaattaagaattaaaaaggCGGCTGCTGCGCAaatacgagagagaaagaaaaagaaagaatttgagaagaaggaagaaaaacgTAAACTTCATGAGGAGTACAAGAAAAATGAAACCACTTTTGAGGATAaggaagaaaacgaaaaaaaatcagatgAGTTCGGAGGGT ATCCAGAAAGTGATGCTGAAAATGAAGAAGTTGATGatgaagaagaggaagaggatgATGCATATGAG cCATCCGATTTCGAAATTGAAGAAGAATCTGACGATGATTCTAAATATTCTGAAGCTTCTGACAGTGAAG aaGAGTTAGGCATTTCCGAAGAATCGGGAAAAGATTGGTCAGATTTAGAAAGAAAAGCGGCTGAggaagacaaagaaaaaggagatgaACGTTATCGTGACGATTATAGttctagtaaaaaaaaagaaagcacaTCGAAGATATGCTCCATCTCCATCAAAAGATAG